ttttttagaacaagaaaacataaatataggcaattttatttttattatattagttgttattgataaaaatatataatgagGTTTGTGCCACCATGCAAAGAACGTATATTAACTTGAAGCTGCTCCAGGTATTAGGAGCTCACATGCTCaagcatacatattatttatatttttatcaatcACCAtaatcttttcttttatttctgaaaatttttcatggCTTTTTTTAAGCGTTCTTTGGCAATAcactctttttcttttatgaaAGCATCCCATTTATttctaaaatatattatatttatttcaaattCAATAAATGATCGTCCACGTGAATAAATTATGTTTGCAACtcttctatatattttttcttcaaattcaaAGACAGGTATCCTTAGGGAATCCTGAACTTTCTTCAATTGTttagttttatatttttctgggACAGTTAGTTCTTTTGTTGCATCATCGACATAAATACTTAAATCATATTCTAGgttatcatattttattctctCACGGATCAtcataagaaaaatatgtatatcatTTCTGACATACGTACAGTTTTATTTAACCTGTTAACTAGATGATTTATGACATCTGGggttatttcttcttcatttttcgaaTCGGCAGAATTATCCTGATTTGTTGATTCCTTAACAATTGCCTTTCCTCCAGTAGTATTCAATTCTTCACTTGAACTGTCATATTGGGGatctttttatattactgCTTCCTTTCTGTGCACCATCAACGGAATCCTTTGtattttgttcttaattAAAGTAACAGTAGAATCATCATTATTTCCTTTAGCATTTCCATCTTTACTTCCATTATCACTTGCATCTTTACTTCCATTATCACTTGCATCTTTACTTCCATTAGTAATTGCAGCTTCATTATCAATTTTAACACCAATGTTACTATCTATTTGACTACCGgaaatatcatttttatcattagaAAGATAGCTGGCATTTGGAGCTATATCTACTGTAGATTTTGTGTGGTTACTTATGCTTAATTTTCTAAGTTGTTCGCTTAAATTTCTTG
The Plasmodium cynomolgi strain B DNA, scaffold: 0757, whole genome shotgun sequence genome window above contains:
- a CDS encoding phist protein (Pf-fam-b;~putative), coding for MESCSKRTVVFPVNHASTNKRNGNQNYFSTPLGGVGERSSRKSSGNFTLLKPLHILLIALLSLLLQVRINANSSEELNTTGGKAIVKESTNQDNSADSKNEEEITPDVINHLVNRLNKTRIKYDNLEYDLSIYVDDATKELTVPEKYKTKQLKKVQDSLRIPVFEFEEKIYRRVANIIYSRGRSFIEFEINIIYFRNKWDAFIKEKECIAKERLKKAMKNFQK